In Podospora pseudopauciseta strain CBS 411.78 chromosome 2 map unlocalized CBS411.78m_2, whole genome shotgun sequence, the genomic stretch gacaggaagaagaaagatAGGGGAGCACAAACTTATCTTTTGTAATACAGCCTGTCTGTCAGCAATGTCGAGGGACGTCGTATTGCTTGCCTTTGTGTGCCCGTCACACAACTCTTGCTcggacttttttttttttttttttttttttttttttttttgggccTGTTTCTTCCTTTTCAAGTCTGACAAAATAAAAGAGCCAGTATCTGATATGATCGCCAAAACGTCCGCCGTTGTATCACCAAATACGAGAGTCACCCCCTTTGAGATCTCTCCACTTGTGATCTTGCAGCGGAGTTCCTTCCTTCCCGTCGCCCGGCCAGCGACGGCGCGCCGTTGTGTGTCTCTGGCCGTTTTATCGTCAACGTTCTTGTCCCCTTCCTGCTGCCCCGTGCGTGCTTGCGGCGCCGGCGCCAGAGGATCGGATGCGCCATCAAATAATGGCCACAAGGGCGGTAATAATAAGCCTGTAACAAGATAATAGTTCATGGATATCCCCCGAAACCAACGACATTTGTTTCTTAATCCCCGGCATAGCGCTTTGATATATCGCGACCGCCGTAAGAACGCCATTCGGCATAACAAGCCCGGCTTAATCTTCTGGGGGGCATGGGTTGAAGATGATCGATATCCATGAGGCACATCACCATAGCgtccaaaccaaaaaaaaaaaaaaaaaaaaaaacaagccaTTTTCGACCTTCGGTAAAGAGCAAATTTTGGACTGCCTCGATGTGAACCTAGACTTTCTTGGGTGTCAGCCAcattaccaccacccaagaCCGACCGTCGTTGGGGATCTGCTCGGCAGATATTCTTTCCGGGTGCAGATCAtcgccctccctcccttgaTATCGTGGTATCCTGCTGCAAAATCCAGACCGCTTGGAAGAGGCCGGCAGAGAGTGAGAAACAATTTCGTCATAAACGGGCATCCACCCGGGATGCTGCGATGCAGGTTGAGTTGTCCTCATCATTTCCCGCCCCGGTTCCATATCGGGAACAATATGCTGTaatcgaggaggaggcttgcttgcttcggtgatgatgtcggtGTCctgaaaagaaagagatccCGGTGGGCGGCACCGTTTTTgactttcttcttctttggtcAAGAGTCTCTCTGTTCTCCACGATGTGATTTTGACTCGGAAAAATAAACGCTCAAGAGAAAAATGGCCCCCATCACACAAAAGTCCCTAACAACGTTGAAAAGTGAACCCCTGCCGCTCGAGATCGGGCTTGGGTATCAACGCCTCTTTTTCCAAGgacacaaaaaaaagaaaaagaagcaaacAACCGATCTTGTTTCCGGTTTCGTttctcatcaaccccatGTTCCAGATGATATCTCATGCTTCGTTTTCCTCACACACAACCCGCCAAGAACCATTAAACGAAGTTTGATATAACACACTACACTAGCCTCCCCCAGCAGAGCGGCTGCTGCGGGATCTACACTGTCGGTTTTTTGGTGGTACATTGTGGTGCACAGACGCCAGGCCGGGGACATCATCGTCGATATTTGACAGGCGAGCGAGGTCGCCGACCTGGAAACCTTTCCCGAGGAcatgggggggggggaggcacCACGCGTGCGCAGGTCAgtactttttttctttatttttattttatttttttatgTTAAGCCCCTACCCACCTGGGCTGCTAGGGGACCTGGTTTGTGTTtgagtggtgatgatgatgcatCTCCGAGATTGCTCGGCCGGGTGACTGCTGGATggctggatggatggatgtcaTCGTCCAGCCCGCGTTTCTTTTGATATGTGTTTATaaaagggaagggaaatGCTGCGGTTACATTGAGAATGAGGAGTGAGAGACGAATGCCGGCTTGGTATCGCGCGCGGCGGGCTGGAGATCCCCGGCGTGGTATTGTGGTGCGGTGATGTCTGTAGTATGTACCAAACAAAAAGTATTGAATGCGGCACAACCGCACAATCCCAGTGTGGCGGGAAGTGATAATAGCTGAGTGTTATTTCTTGCGCTCTGCCCTGCAAGGTGAGTGAGGCTATCGCTATGCCCCAACTCAACCTAGGTCAGGCGGAGAACGGGATTCGGCCCAAGCCAAGGTGAGAAGAGAGTGtggagaaaaaaagggttGCAGCGTTACGTTTCTTCAGCTTGCAACAACTCACCACTTGGCAATAGCGCCTCGCCAGTTGCGGTCGGGGAGCGGAACGTAGCGCGTCGATCAATCAATCAAAATCAAAAACGATGGCACCCGACTGTTTGGCTCAGACGCTGTGCCACAAGCAACCTTTACACTAGCGTCACTTTTCTCCAATCAAATCTTCCCGTTTTTTACtactttctctctctccgtTTATTCAACTAACCGATACGCCGCACGatgcacacacacacatagCAAACTTACAAGGATCACGACGAtctcccttttcttttctgtcccCCTTGTATTCTTGCGCTTTGTTGTTGCAAGGCCGCCGCCCTGTAAGATTGACAACAATGGGGGAGAGAAGCTATACCTACACTGGCAATTTTTGCGGATGATACGTTGGGTTGGGAATTACCCAGGGTTAGCTATAACTCTAATACCTTTTGGTTGAATGTCTTGGCATTTTTCTTTCACAACTtcccccaaaaaagaaatttCTCCATATTGCGAAAGAAAATGATTATCGATCGGGACAGCTTCGGTCTGAACAGACAGATCGGGGGAAAAGCGACGATCATTTCCAATTCCTCTTCCATTTTGGgggccttcttcaacatccaCAGCGTGTACAACGGCCTTGGTTTATGAATGGATCGAGTCAACAAAACCAAGTCCGGggtaaggtacctacctagacAGGTTGTATACGCCGCGGAGGAGGCATAAATGACAGCTTTTGCCTTTCTAttacatacacacacacccttCCAAAACCCCACGAAGCTACTGCGAGGTACTGTACCTGAATAAAAAAAATCCCGTTCCAACGGCTCCTCGTGATGCATGATCTTGAAGCAGTTTGCTAGTTAGCGTGTCCACCAGCTGCCCAACGGTTTGTGGATTACCTCCCTTCAAGTCCTTGtttctcatcatcaagcaTCGTCATTGATCGGTTTGGTTTGGGAAACCGCCCCAGAATCCTTCGTGGCTCTCTCCAGATCGACCATTGGGCTCCAAGCGTCAACACCGATCAACAATGCAGAAACGTCTTCACGATCGGGCCGTTGTGGGAtgaaccacccccccaaaaccaaagcTGTGCAAAGTGATCAGCAAGATGGCTGTTAAACTCCACAAATCCTCTCCAGCTCGTGTCAGGCCTCTCTGTCAGATCGGATAGGTCCAACAACTGGCCGCCGTTCATTTTAGGGGAGCTAAGGAACGAAACCTTTCCAGCCGCCGTTGAACTTAGCTATCCGGCCGAgttctttcttctctcaTCATCAATGACGAAATTGGTTTCCTTCTTGTtgacagtgatgatgatgatgatgattgtgATCTTCCATCTTGCACATCTCAATCCTCCCCTAACCTATCTCCGGCGCTATTCACGATTCCAACAACCTGCCCTATGTAGACCACCAAAAAGATACCCCCCAGTCCTGGTCTCCATCTGGGCCTAGGTCCTTGAGATGGTATGACCGAGAACGTacggaggaaaagaaaataggGCTAGTCTAATGTCTGTTCACCGTTTTTGTCCCTTTCCCCTGCTGTTTCCAGGGTGGATGTTGGTGGCAGTGGCGGCCCAAGTCTCTGCCTGCCTGTTGTCCATCCAATCCCTTCTGGGATAATTGAACAAACCCAAAACCAGTAGCAGTGCAATGTGGAGATCTGGGCTTGCTTGCCTGTCGGTCACCAGCCAAGCTTGTAAACCCTCAACGGTCAGTGATTACCCGCCTACTTCcaaggtaaaaaaaaacatcatcaccgaaACCAGCCGAACAAGTAAAAATGTATATGCAAATCCCCTCACCAACTTCGCCCAGAGGGCTCAGCGGTATCGTCATATGTATTAAGactctctcgctctctctccttgCAGCCAGAGCCACATCGTCAGTCGGTAATTATTATACATGGTAGTCCACATCgctttttcctttccttcaTGCGCTCAtgtcatccaacctccctGACAGAAAGTCgttccccccaccacccatcaaaTCAATAGAGTATATGCATGTTATCCAAGAATGAACCCTTGCAGaccaaagcaaaaagaaaaaaatgtACAAAGTAAAAATGAAAATaacaaaggaaaagaataATGTAAAACAAGGGACCAATTCGTATGGACGGGGTATCATCAGTATAAACACAGGTTTGTcgacaaaggaaaagaaaaagaaaaagaatataaaACCCAGGGGAAGAAAGCCACTCGCTATGCAAAACCTTGCAAGTCCcgtcttttgtttttgtttgccCCTCATCCAAAGTCGTGTCATTTTTTTGTGTTATTGCTCAAGAGTCTTGTTCTTTGGTCTGGGACTCGCAGGTGCAGCATCCCCGAACTAAGGGAGGGATGGGTCAACCAGGTTGGAGACTGAAAGTCTGTTGACTCTTTCCTCAATTCTGCTGACGGCGCTCAGTCCGGGGTCGCTCAGCTTGAAAGTGGAAGCCGGGGCGTTGGGAGAGCTTGGGGCAgtaagggggtggtggtgctggcggcCGGTGGAGTAGTCATTGGTCTGGGGAGCAGGAGCGCCATAGGCAAGAGGCTGTCTGGGGTAGTCGCTGCGGGGGAAGACGGGAGACATGTTGAGTCTGAAGTCTGGGGAGTGGATTGGGTGAGCGGCGTCGGTGAGAGATGGCAGCttgtggctgttgttgccgttgttgctgttgtccgcggcagaggcagaggtctGGTAAGAGTACACTCCATCCTCGGGGGCTGTCTTGAGAGGAGCAAGCATGGTACTCTCGGGCCTCGAGTCGTAGTAGCGctgcggtggggagggcgcCTGGGGTGAGGCTCCGTAGTGGGATCCGTTGTCCGACATCAGAGAGGGGGCCGCCTCCGAGTCGGGAGAGTAGACgggggaagggatgggaGTCTCGAGCCCGTACTGGGCATCGTGCATGGAGGATGGGTGAAGAGGCGGCACCGGAGGTAAAGGTCTCTGGGAAGCCATGCCGTGGGCCTGGCGAAGGGGAAGGGGCCGcgaagggaggggggccaTGGGCGACATGAGCGGAGATACCTCGCGGCCGTGATACTGGagcgaggtggtggtcattGTGGCCTTGCGCTTGTCCTGTCTCTTTCTGCGGTTCTGGCTCCCGTTCCACCAGTTCTTTACAGCGTTGTCGCTGCGGCCGTGGAGACGTCTGGCAATGTCGGCCCACCGCTTGCCAATTTGCTGGACCATGGTCTCAATGATGACGCCTTCCTCGGGCGTGATGGGGTCGTGGTTGAGAGTAGGCTTCAAGTTCTGGTGATATCTTTCGCGGCACTGCTTTGGTGTTCTGGAGCCGAGGGCATTGGAGATGCGTACCCAGTTCAAGGGGCCCTGGTGCTGGACCAAAGACATGAGGTAGGCGTCCTCATGGGCAGACCAAGGGCCTCTTCTGTGGTTGTTAGATGGGGCAGTcatgatgtggttgttggtgtaaTGAGACAGAGCAGCCGAAGCACAAGGGTGAGCGGTGCTATTGTCGGGGTGGTAGTAAAGCATGTAGAAGTCTGGAGagtggtgtttgatgggtggtgatgttggtggtgatgttgatgatgaagttGCCTGATGGTGGATGAAGCTGTACAATGGTtcgacgaggaaggaggaggaggaggaggtctgATAAGTATCATTCCCAGAGTGTGAGCACAGAGACCCAAGAGGGAACAACAAGCGAACTGGCAAGCAGGCCACGGCTTGGCTCTGGATGGTACTTGGGACCGGGTCTGTCACTTGTGGGGACACTTGTGGGTGCTGCTAAaccaggtggaggagggaactTCGGTGCAGGGACATGGGTACCACCAGCAAGCCTCAAGAAACGGGGGCAGGGGCAGTTGGGGGGAGCCGTCCACAAACAGGCCCCCGTCTCCTGCACCCCTGTTCCCGGGCCCAGCTCTGGGCgggctgcttgctgctggagcagagcagagcagcaaGAACAGGACAGCGCTCATCAGCGCCAGCACACGACACAACGAAACGATGAAACGACTCCATCTGTAAGGTACCTGCCTACACTTGTGGTCTTCCCGCTTGAGCTACGATAGAGCATGGCGCCACAACAAGGTTGAGAAATATCCGTACCCGTTCATCAGTGACATGTGGAATCTCCAACGTCCCTCATTTGATGTCAATGGGGTGTGGCGCCGCCTGCCTCGTTGAGCTGTCGACGGCGTGTATACTCTAAAACCTTCACAGTGCTGGCGAGAGCTGTGGAGGAAAGACAGGTAACtcgggggggtgggggtgaggcCAGATGTACTTTCCAGAGGTACCTCCTGGCCGTCCCAGATTGAGTTCGGTACGTCCGAGTTTCCAGATATTTTAGCGGTTGGCTAGCTGCAAATGGCAGCGGCAAGGGTATCGGAGAGTTTAATTGATGCGGTTTGATGTGGCTTGAGAGGTACGTacctccaccatcgccatcgccttCGACGCCGACATGGACAGCAGCATCGGCAGTGACTCcagcaagaaaagaaggtTCAGGGGATTCCGCAAGTGTGCAGTGTGCAGTGTCAGGCGAGCAATTTTGCCTGGAGCACCAGGTGCTGCAGTGCAGTCCCGTCGCCGTCGATTTTGATGCGTTGGATGCGGTGATGGAAAAGACAGCATAACGGTATAGATGATTCTTGTATTGCGGCGTCGCAGCCGTGGGATTATTATTGGGATCCCGGTCTCTTAACCGTACCTTATATTACCGTATTACTGGACGCTGTATATCGTCCGTTACCGCAGGGAGCAAGGATGGCACAGGGATCTCATCTCAGCTGCCCCGTGCCGGCCTTGTCTGCTTTGATGATCGCTGGCAGGGGCCTGTTCgcaaccaacaccaccacttcaCTCACACATCAATCACATCACACTTTTTTGCATCACGGACCATCTCTTgtcactctcactctcactctcactctcacccaCACTCACCCC encodes the following:
- a CDS encoding uncharacterized protein (COG:K; EggNog:ENOG503P4I9); protein product: MRDTSSSSSFLVEPLYSFIHHQATSSSTSPPTSPPIKHHSPDFYMLYYHPDNSTAHPCASAALSHYTNNHIMTAPSNNHRRGPWSAHEDAYLMSLVQHQGPLNWVRISNALGSRTPKQCRERYHQNLKPTLNHDPITPEEGVIIETMVQQIGKRWADIARRLHGRSDNAVKNWWNGSQNRRKRQDKRKATMTTTSLQYHGREVSPLMSPMAPLPSRPLPLRQAHGMASQRPLPPVPPLHPSSMHDAQYGLETPIPSPVYSPDSEAAPSLMSDNGSHYGASPQAPSPPQRYYDSRPESTMLAPLKTAPEDGVYSYQTSASAADNSNNGNNSHKLPSLTDAAHPIHSPDFRLNMSPVFPRSDYPRQPLAYGAPAPQTNDYSTGRQHHHPLTAPSSPNAPASTFKLSDPGLSAVSRIEERVNRLSVSNLVDPSLP